In Catenulispora sp. MAP5-51, the genomic stretch CTCGCTGGTCTTGATCCAGTAGGGGGAACCCTCCGGATCGTGCATGGGGACCACGGTGATCCAGCCCGGGGCGTGGTGCGGCTGGTCGATGATTTCCACGACCTGCTTCTCGGTGAACTTGACGTCACTGGGGGTCGGGGGCTTGATGGTCCCGTCGCCGATCTCGAGCGGGGGCGTGTAGTGCCCCGTGCAGTTCATGAGGATCTTGCCGCGGCGCGGGTACTGCGCCGGCATCGGATGGTGGCGCGCGGGAGCCGGCCTGGGCGGTGTGGCTGTGGCCGGGGCACGCTGCACGGTCGGTGCGGCCGGCGCCCCGCCCACGCCGCCCACGCCGTCCACGACGCGGGAGAAAGCCGCGTTGCCGATGGCTCGCTGGATCTGGAACATGCCGGCGGACGCGTGGCCGAGTCCCGCGGACGGCAGGGACTGCATGGACTGCATGGACTGCGCGGACTCCGCCAGCGACAGATCCAGCTGCGTCGTGCTCCGCGTGCTCGCCTGCCGGCCAGGTGCGGCCTTGCCGCCACGCGCGGATTCCCCGCTGTCAGAGTTCCGCTGTGCCTGCCCTTGCGAACGCATGAGCTCCAGTTTGGTCGGGGTGCGGCCCGGCGACCAGGGCGGAACGCCAGCGGCGTCCTTGTGGCCGAGGTTTTTGCCCCCACGGCCGTCGGAACGTGGCAGGTATCAGGCCTGCGGAAGCTTCACTTCTTGCGCAGTTCGGCGACCGCGAAACCGAGTCGGGGGCTCAGGAACGTGTCGTCGTAGTCGACCCCGGTGACCCCCGCGACGAAGGCCATGTCGTATCTGGCGTCGTCGGGGGCGTAGTCCCAGACGAACGGCACGGTGGAGACGTGCGAGGGGAACTCGTTGGTCAGCCAGCCGCGGCTGGCGGTCCAGTCGAACCGCTCCCTGGGCCGGGCGCTGGTGCCGACCTGGAAGTGGGCGAAGAACGCCGTCAGCCAGCCGTTGACGTACGGGCCGCCCGACATGTTGTTCACCTTGTAGATCGAGGACCAGAACCACTCGTCGGGGGTCGCGCCGCCGGCCGTCTCGGCGATCGTCTGCAGGACCGGCAGCAGCTCGGCGAAGTAGTCCCGCAGGCCGCCGAACTCGCCGGCCAGCCGTTCGGTCCGGTCGTACAGGCTGCGCCAGTCGGCCGGCGTGCCCTCCAGGCGGATGCGCGGGATGCCGCACATGGAGTGCCATTCGAAGGCGTAGTAAGGGCTGACGACGTCCATGAGCGCGATCAGCAGCGCCGTCTCGTCCTCGCTCGTCGAGGTCGAGAAGTGCGGCAGGAAGAGCTGCGCGGTGCGCTCGGTGATCTTGGCGGCCAGCGGTTCGCGCACCAGGTTGATCGCCCGCTGCCAGTCCGACGGCGCGTCGGGGCGCAGGGTGTCGTCGCGGACCACGATGGTCTGCTTGGATCCCGGTGTGTCGGTGAACAGCGGCGCACACACGTCGGCGTTCTGCCGCACGTGCTCGGCCACTTCGTGGACGATGAAGTACCACAGCGTGTCGGGGCGCAGGCTGACCGGCACGTGAGCGGAGTACGCCTGATGGACCGCCTGGATGGCCAGGCTCACGGTGGGAGCCCGATAAGCGGCGCGGTTGCGGATCTCGTCGGACCCGTTGTGCACGGGTGTCGGCATGTTGATGAAGTACAGCTTGTCGCGGCTGCTGTGGTGGAACCGGTGCGAGGTGCCCAGGACGGCGCCGAGGAAGTCCTCGTTGCTCGTCAGCTCGGTCAGAGCCTCGCCATGGCCGCGCGAGCTGACGGGGGTATCGATGATGACTGACATGCCGCCATTCTGTGGCGGAAAACCCTTTGCCGCCGCATCGGGGGTCGCATTACTGTCGTCGACATGAGCCGGGCAACAGGCACCGGCCGCAAGGAAGCAGGAGCAGCGTCGTGAACCCCCAGACCCGCGTGTATCGACGGCCGGCGCGATGCGCCGAGGGCCGACGCCATGCCGCGGTGTCCCGACGTATCTGACCGGCTCTCCGGGCGCTCGTCGCAGCGCCGAACAATCTCTCTTCTTCTCTCTCCTTTTGCCTTTCACGCCCTTGTAGCTCAGCGGATAGAGCTCCGGCCTACGAAGCCGGGCGCGGTGGTTCGAGTCCACCCTGGGGCACGACGGCACGCTGCCCTGCGTGCCGTGGCGAGCGGGTGCCCCGGAGCCGGAGATCCGGGCCTGGCTGTAAACCAGGTGGCTTCGTCCTGAGCAGGTTCGACTCCTGCCACCCGCACCAGCGTTTTTGTATCGCGCGCCCTCACTGCCCGGCGGTGGTGAGCATCGCGGCGATCGCCGGTCCCGCGGACTGGTCGCCGAAGTTGCCGCCCTGCACGACGCAGGCCACGGCTATGTCGCCCTGGTAGGCGATCATCCAGCTGTTGTTCGGGCCCTGGTCCCCGGGTTCGGCGGTGCCGGTCTTCGCCCCGACCGCCGGGCTCAGGGTCCGCAGCGAGGTCGCGGTGTGATCAGGACTTTTTCCCGGGCATGATTCCCGTCGACCCCCACCCCGTTGCGGCGCCTTGGCGAAGTTCAGGCACCTGCTTGTTTGTGCAAAGCATATGCACGTCGTGGGGTGTCACCCATGGAATATCCACAGGGCGATGAGCCTTGCCCGCATCCCGTGCCTTCGGGCCGGGCTCACCACCCGGTCATGTCTTCACGCCCTCAGGCGGCCGGCGCCACCACCTCGTCGACGATCTCCACCACTTCCGGCTGCGGCTCCGCGATCAGCGCGAACGCCTCCCCGGCGCCGGGGATGGTCGCCACGTTGTCGATCGCGCGCTGCATGTGCTCGGCCGTCTCCCACCGCCACTGGTCGATCCACGTGCGCTCGTCGACCCGGGCCAGCCGGGTCTCGGTCAGCCCGGGGAACCGCTTTTGGGTCGCCGTGATCAGGCCGGCCCGGGTTTCCAGCATCTCGCCGGTCCGCGCCGGGTCGGTGGTGAAGCGCACTATTCGCAGAACGGCCATGGTCCCGCCTCCTGGGGTCTCTGACTAGAGTTGGCCTCTAGAGTTCAACTCTAAAGCTAGACTTCAGTCATGAGCCCGGTCAACAGCAAGCAGGCGGAGAAGGCGCGGCAGACCCGCCGGTCGATCCTCACCGCGGCCGAGGGGATGTTCGTCGAACGCGGCTACGGCAGCACGACGCTGCAGGAGATCGCAGACCGGGCCGGGGTCTCGGTGCAGACGATCTACTTCACGTTCCGCAACAAGCGCGCCCTGCTGAAGGAACTCGCCGACGTCACGGTCGCCGGCGACGGCGAAGCGGTGCCGACCATGCAGCGCCCCTGGTTCACCGCCGCCATGGCCGCCGCCACCGCCGCCGAGCACCTGGACGCGCACGTGGAAGGCGCGAGCGCGGTCATCGCCCGGGTTGCTGCCCTGGCCGACGTGCTCCGCACCGCCGCCGCCCTGGAACCGGAGATCGACGAGCTCTGGCGCCAGGGCAACGACCAGCGCTACGCCGTCCAACTCGCCGCCGCGCAAGCCCTGACCGCCAAGCCCGGCGCGCGCCCGGACGTCGGCGCCGACCAGGCTGCCGACGTGTTGTACGCGATGCTCAGCCCGGACCTGTATCTGCTGGTGGTGCGCGACCGGGGCTGGTCCACAGAGCGCTTCGTCGACTGGGCTCGAACCTCGCTTCGCGCACAGCTCGTCCTGCCCGACGTGTGATCGAGCGGCCGATCGACTGGCCGATCGAGCAGCCGGCCGGATTTGGCAACAGGAAACCGCGCCCTTCCGCAAGATCCTGGCTGAATTGCCGTTGCCCGCCCCCGCGGAACCCCGCTGTACTTGCCATGAGCAGGCCGTGGGCCGCTTATCAGTACAGGAATGCAGGGGGCCTCACCATGACCGACATGACCAACGAGCCGCAGTTCGGGGCCGGGGAGGCCCCCGCGCAGTACCAGGCCGCCGCGCCACCGCCGATGCCGCCGATGCCGCCGATGCCGCCGCCGATCCTGCCGCCCCCGTACGTCCCGCCCCACAGCCTCGGCATGCTCCCGCCGCCCCCCGCGCCGCCGCCGACCGTGCCGCTACAGCCGGGCTCGCCGGACGGCCTGATCGCCTTCGCGCTGGCTCCTCCGGAACCGGCGCCGAAAGACTGGTGGCGCGCCGCGGCGGTCGCGCTGATGAACCTCAGCGGCCTGGCCCTCGGCTACGCCCTCATGCGGCGCTGGAAAGCAGCCGTCTGGAGCTGGATCGCCACCGCGCTGTTGCTGCTGATCGTCCTGCCCGCCACGGCGGGCGGCGTCCCGATCGCCATCACGGTCATCTACCTGGCGTTCCTCGCCACCATCGCCGTCCACGGCGGCGCACGTGCTCTGCGTACTCCGCTGACCTGGCCGCCGCGTTCGCAGCTCGCGTTCGGCCTGGCGGTCGTGCTTCTCGTGGTGCCGGTGGGCGGCACGGTGCTCTACGACAACGCCCATCAAGAGGCCATCCAGCAGATGCTGCTCAAGCGCCTGACCACGGCCGACGCCAGCCTCACCACCGCCGAGGCCGAGCCCATCGCCACCGGCGAGACGGACTTCGCGCCGGGGCTGGCCACGTACCGGGACCTCCTGGAGCACCACGGCACCTCGCGCGCCGGCAAGCTCGTGCCCGAACGCCTCACCGTGTTCTACCAGAACGTCAGTGCCCCCTACACCAATCGCGACTACTGCAACGCGATCGAGCCCCTGACGTACCTGCGCGGCCTCCCTTCGGGGACGTTCAGCACCCAGGAACTCGGGACGCTGGCGACCTTCCCCGATGACCCGCTGGCCACCTCGCTCCTGCAATGCGGCACAGGCGACTTCAGCGCCGGCGGCGCCACCCTGAGCAACGGCACCCAGAACCTCAACACGCTGCTGGCCACGTTCCCCAACTCCGCCCAGGCGGCCCAGGTCGAACCCGCCGTCGCCAAAGCCCTCGGCGCGGCCGCCGGCGGCATCACCGGGACCGACCCCTGCACCGCCACCGACAGCCTCACCCAGCTCGACACCCAGATCAAAGCCCTGACCAGCCCGGTCGCCGGCATCTCCACCGCGCTGCAGAAGGACGGCACCACGGGGCTCACCGACGTCGAATCCGGCAGCTACGACTGCGCCGTGTCCAAGTACAAGGGCGGCAA encodes the following:
- a CDS encoding TetR/AcrR family transcriptional regulator, coding for MSPVNSKQAEKARQTRRSILTAAEGMFVERGYGSTTLQEIADRAGVSVQTIYFTFRNKRALLKELADVTVAGDGEAVPTMQRPWFTAAMAAATAAEHLDAHVEGASAVIARVAALADVLRTAAALEPEIDELWRQGNDQRYAVQLAAAQALTAKPGARPDVGADQAADVLYAMLSPDLYLLVVRDRGWSTERFVDWARTSLRAQLVLPDV
- a CDS encoding DUF4419 domain-containing protein, whose product is MSVIIDTPVSSRGHGEALTELTSNEDFLGAVLGTSHRFHHSSRDKLYFINMPTPVHNGSDEIRNRAAYRAPTVSLAIQAVHQAYSAHVPVSLRPDTLWYFIVHEVAEHVRQNADVCAPLFTDTPGSKQTIVVRDDTLRPDAPSDWQRAINLVREPLAAKITERTAQLFLPHFSTSTSEDETALLIALMDVVSPYYAFEWHSMCGIPRIRLEGTPADWRSLYDRTERLAGEFGGLRDYFAELLPVLQTIAETAGGATPDEWFWSSIYKVNNMSGGPYVNGWLTAFFAHFQVGTSARPRERFDWTASRGWLTNEFPSHVSTVPFVWDYAPDDARYDMAFVAGVTGVDYDDTFLSPRLGFAVAELRKK